A genomic segment from Candidatus Methylomirabilota bacterium encodes:
- a CDS encoding AMP-binding protein: protein MTADEVKAATTLTELMRRRAALTPDAPYFHLYGETVTYRRLWEQSARHAAGLARAGVGAGERVCLIYPTCAEFFYTFFGALRLGAVPVPLYPTLGVEGTASILRNCQARAIATIGWFRKGVDESVGLTTGAPAILEPPDLDVEGRAPSAPPAREDDLAFLQYTSGSTSHPRGVMLSHANVVATIKFMAEAAGLTAEDRVVSWLPLYHDMGLIGCSFTPPLTGTPLWLMPPDLRSPRAWLELVTEVRATFTVSPDFGYRNCVRHVRDTAGLDLTSLKAALSGAEPVRVSTIEAFERHFGLAEIVRPCYGLAEATLAVAIWPRRAPLRLDVSGRFLSVGRPCTGVSVRILAPLDAGAGLHDDTALPPGVEGEICVKSPGVMRGYYGDPEATARVLMPDGWLRTGDLGFVDKDGYLFVAGRLKDLIILGGENILPADVEEVVDTVPGVRYSAAVGIDSARAGTQRLHVVAEVRSESAGHDEYHGLVREIVSRVHKARGHRPARVLLVRASSIPKTSSGKIQRSRLVQMIRDGELRERVVYGGH, encoded by the coding sequence ATGACCGCCGACGAGGTGAAGGCCGCGACGACGCTGACGGAGCTGATGCGCCGCCGCGCCGCGCTCACGCCCGACGCGCCGTACTTCCACCTGTACGGCGAGACGGTGACGTACCGGCGCCTCTGGGAGCAGAGCGCGCGCCACGCGGCGGGGCTCGCGCGCGCGGGCGTGGGCGCGGGCGAGAGGGTCTGCCTCATCTACCCGACGTGCGCCGAGTTCTTCTACACCTTCTTCGGCGCGCTGCGGCTCGGCGCGGTGCCCGTCCCGCTCTACCCGACGCTCGGCGTCGAGGGGACGGCGAGCATCCTCCGGAACTGCCAGGCGCGGGCCATCGCGACGATCGGCTGGTTCAGGAAGGGCGTGGACGAGAGCGTCGGGCTGACCACCGGCGCGCCCGCGATCCTCGAGCCTCCCGACCTCGACGTGGAGGGCCGGGCGCCCTCGGCTCCGCCCGCGCGCGAGGACGACCTCGCCTTCCTCCAGTACACCTCGGGCAGCACGAGCCATCCGCGCGGCGTCATGTTGAGCCACGCGAACGTCGTCGCGACGATCAAGTTCATGGCCGAGGCCGCGGGGCTCACGGCCGAGGACCGGGTCGTGTCGTGGCTGCCGCTCTACCACGACATGGGGCTCATCGGCTGCTCGTTCACGCCGCCGCTCACGGGCACGCCGCTCTGGCTCATGCCGCCCGACCTCCGGAGCCCGCGCGCGTGGCTCGAGCTGGTGACCGAGGTCCGAGCGACGTTCACGGTGTCGCCCGACTTCGGCTACCGGAACTGCGTCCGGCACGTCCGCGACACCGCGGGTCTCGACCTCACGAGCCTCAAGGCCGCGCTCTCGGGCGCCGAGCCCGTGCGCGTCTCGACGATCGAGGCGTTCGAGCGCCACTTCGGCCTCGCGGAGATCGTCCGCCCGTGCTACGGCCTGGCCGAGGCGACGCTCGCCGTGGCGATCTGGCCGCGCCGGGCGCCGCTCAGGCTCGACGTGAGCGGGCGCTTCCTCTCGGTGGGCCGGCCGTGCACCGGCGTCTCGGTGCGGATCCTGGCGCCGCTCGACGCCGGCGCGGGCCTCCACGACGACACCGCGCTCCCGCCGGGGGTCGAGGGCGAGATCTGCGTCAAGAGCCCGGGCGTGATGCGTGGCTACTACGGGGACCCCGAGGCGACGGCGCGCGTGCTCATGCCCGACGGCTGGCTCCGGACCGGCGACCTCGGCTTCGTGGACAAGGACGGCTACCTCTTCGTCGCGGGCCGCTTGAAAGATCTGATCATCCTCGGCGGCGAGAACATCCTGCCGGCGGACGTCGAGGAGGTCGTGGACACCGTCCCCGGCGTCCGCTACTCGGCGGCGGTGGGAATCGACAGCGCGCGCGCCGGGACCCAGCGCCTCCACGTCGTCGCGGAGGTCCGCAGCGAGAGCGCCGGCCACGACGAGTACCACGGCCTCGTCCGCGAGATCGTGAGCCGCGTGCACAAGGCGCGCGGCCACCGTCCCGCGCGCGTCCTCCTCGTGCGCGCGAGCTCGATCCCCAAGACGTCGAGCGGCAAGATCCAGCGCTCGCGCCTCGTCCAGATGATCCGCGACGGCGAGCTCCGCGAGCGGGTCGTGTACGGCGGGCACTGA
- a CDS encoding NADPH-dependent F420 reductase, translating to MRIGIIGTGNVGSAVGTRWALAGHDVMFGARDAKSPKVQALVAAAGKSARAGTVAEAAAFGPVVVLATPFEATESAIRQAGDLGGKVVIDCTNPLRPDLSALSVGHTTSGGESVARWAKGARVVKALNTTGAGNMTDPRYPEAPATMFVCGGDAGAKATVSELVKALGFDVVDAGPLAQARLLEPLAMLWIWLAYQGRLGPNIAFRLMRRS from the coding sequence ATGCGAATCGGGATCATCGGCACGGGGAACGTCGGGTCCGCCGTCGGCACGCGTTGGGCGCTCGCCGGGCACGACGTCATGTTCGGCGCACGCGACGCGAAGAGCCCGAAGGTGCAGGCGCTCGTCGCGGCGGCGGGGAAGTCGGCCCGCGCCGGCACGGTGGCGGAGGCCGCCGCGTTCGGCCCGGTGGTCGTGCTGGCGACGCCGTTCGAGGCGACGGAGAGCGCGATTCGCCAGGCGGGCGACCTCGGCGGCAAGGTGGTGATCGACTGCACCAACCCGCTCCGGCCCGACCTCTCGGCCCTCAGCGTGGGGCACACGACGTCGGGCGGTGAGTCGGTCGCGCGCTGGGCGAAGGGCGCCAGGGTCGTGAAGGCGCTCAACACGACGGGCGCCGGCAACATGACCGACCCTCGCTACCCGGAGGCGCCGGCTACGATGTTCGTCTGCGGCGGCGACGCCGGCGCGAAGGCGACGGTGAGCGAGCTGGTGAAGGCGCTCGGCTTCGACGTCGTCGACGCGGGCCCGCTCGCCCAGGCGCGCCTGCTCGAGCCGCTCGCGATGCTCTGGATCTGGCTCGCGTACCAGGGCCGCCTCGGCCCGAACATCGCGTTCCGCCTGATGCGGCGCAGTTGA
- a CDS encoding cyclophilin-like fold protein, whose protein sequence is MADRAIVITAGRVSTEARLNDSKTAAAIWDALPIEAKADTWGDEIYFDIGLTAAPESPREVVEPGDLGYWPPGRAFCVFFGPTPMSRGDEIRPASPVNVVGRIVGDPKAFKAVRAGTRVTLRRNE, encoded by the coding sequence GTGGCGGATCGCGCGATCGTGATCACGGCGGGCCGGGTCTCGACGGAGGCGCGGCTCAACGATTCGAAGACGGCCGCCGCGATCTGGGACGCGCTGCCGATCGAGGCGAAGGCCGACACCTGGGGCGACGAGATTTACTTCGACATCGGCCTCACCGCCGCTCCCGAGTCGCCCCGGGAGGTCGTCGAGCCGGGCGACCTCGGCTACTGGCCGCCGGGGCGCGCGTTCTGCGTCTTCTTCGGCCCGACGCCGATGAGCCGGGGCGACGAGATCCGTCCCGCCAGCCCGGTGAACGTCGTGGGGCGGATCGTCGGCGATCCCAAGGCATTCAAGGCGGTCCGCGCGGGAACGCGCGTGACCCTCAGGAGGAACGAATGA
- a CDS encoding LLM class F420-dependent oxidoreductase yields MEFGCHLPVYGAAATRDVLLGFARRMEALGYASLWASDHVVIPYAIASRYPYSPTGDFPLPPATNFLEPLTALALVAGATERIRLGTTVLVLPHRHPVLAAKMLATLDHLAPGRVVLGAGVGWMREEIEMFGVPYARRGAWSDEAIRVMRACWAGERVEHRGEFWRFPPFAALPRPARGTVPIWIGGHTPRALRRVAELGDGWHAAFPTAEKMRAGVADLEAACTKAGRDVKSLVISARVGLPAKQDAEALVREIRALAALGVSHVILESRVRDLADLTQIYEKFAREVRPSV; encoded by the coding sequence ATGGAGTTCGGCTGCCACCTGCCCGTCTACGGCGCCGCCGCCACGCGCGACGTGCTCCTCGGCTTCGCGCGCCGGATGGAGGCGCTCGGCTACGCCTCCCTCTGGGCGAGCGACCACGTCGTCATCCCCTACGCGATCGCCTCGCGCTACCCCTACAGCCCGACGGGCGACTTTCCGCTGCCGCCGGCGACGAACTTTCTCGAGCCCCTGACGGCGCTCGCCCTCGTCGCGGGCGCGACGGAGCGGATCAGGCTCGGCACGACGGTGCTAGTCCTGCCCCACCGCCACCCGGTCCTCGCCGCCAAGATGCTGGCGACGCTCGACCATCTCGCGCCGGGCCGGGTGGTCCTCGGCGCCGGCGTCGGCTGGATGCGCGAGGAGATCGAGATGTTCGGCGTGCCCTACGCGCGGCGCGGCGCCTGGAGCGACGAGGCGATCCGCGTCATGCGGGCGTGCTGGGCGGGCGAGCGCGTCGAGCACCGCGGCGAGTTCTGGCGCTTCCCGCCGTTCGCGGCGCTGCCGCGGCCGGCGCGCGGCACGGTGCCGATCTGGATCGGCGGCCATACGCCGCGCGCCCTCCGGCGCGTCGCCGAGCTGGGCGACGGCTGGCACGCCGCGTTCCCGACCGCCGAGAAGATGCGCGCGGGCGTCGCCGACCTCGAGGCCGCGTGCACGAAGGCCGGGCGCGACGTGAAGTCGCTCGTGATCAGCGCGCGCGTGGGCCTCCCGGCGAAGCAGGACGCGGAGGCGCTCGTGAGGGAGATCCGGGCGCTCGCGGCGCTCGGCGTGAGCCACGTGATCCTCGAGTCGCGCGTCCGCGACCTCGCCGACCTCACGCAGATCTACGAGAAGTTCGCCAGGGAGGTCCGCCCGAGCGTCTGA
- the fsa gene encoding fructose-6-phosphate aldolase has product MKIFLDTASVTEIKEGVALGLVDGVTTNPSLIAKEKRPFRPLVEEICSVVPGDVSLEVVATDFEGMVKEGEELRQIADNVVVKCPLTKDGIKAVKYLTGKGIRVNQTLCFSATQALLSAKAGAYYISPFLGRLDDIAAVGMDLVRDICEIYRVQGFKTQVLAASIRNPLHVIDAAKAGAHVVTLPFAVLEQLMKHPLTDIGLKKFLDDWAKLGEKI; this is encoded by the coding sequence ATGAAAATCTTTCTCGACACCGCCAGCGTGACCGAGATCAAGGAGGGCGTCGCGCTCGGCCTGGTGGACGGCGTCACCACCAACCCGTCGCTGATCGCCAAGGAGAAGCGCCCCTTCCGGCCGCTCGTCGAGGAGATCTGCTCGGTCGTGCCCGGCGACGTGAGCCTCGAGGTGGTCGCGACGGATTTCGAGGGCATGGTGAAGGAGGGCGAGGAGCTCCGCCAGATCGCCGACAACGTCGTCGTGAAGTGCCCGCTCACCAAGGACGGGATCAAGGCGGTGAAGTACCTCACGGGCAAGGGCATCCGGGTCAACCAGACGCTCTGCTTCTCGGCGACCCAGGCGCTCCTCTCCGCGAAGGCCGGCGCCTACTACATCAGCCCGTTCCTCGGGCGCCTCGACGACATCGCCGCCGTCGGCATGGACCTGGTCCGCGACATCTGCGAGATCTACCGCGTCCAGGGGTTCAAGACGCAGGTGCTCGCCGCGTCCATTCGCAACCCGCTCCACGTCATCGACGCCGCCAAGGCGGGCGCGCACGTGGTGACGCTTCCGTTCGCGGTGCTCGAGCAGCTCATGAAGCACCCGCTGACGGACATCGGGCTCAAGAAGTTCCTGGACGACTGGGCGAAGCTCGGCGAGAAGATCTGA